GCCGTACGCCTGATCTGGAAAAAATAGCTACTTCTGTTACTGCCGCCTACCTGTTCAATAAACAAAAATTGATTCCGCATTCGCCACGTAGCACCGACGCATGGCTGAAACTAAAAGATGTTACCAGGAATAACCTGCATCAACTGGCAGCCAACTTTCCGCTACATTGCTTCACGGCAGTAACGGGTGTTTCAGGTTCTGGAAAATCCAGCCTGGTGAGTCAGGCCCTGGTAGAACTGGTAGCCGGGCACCTTGGCACCAATATCCAATCCGAGGAAGAAGCCGCTGATATAGACCAGCAATCGGCAGCTACTACGGATGGCCGTATCACGGCAGGAATGGACCAGGTAAAACGCCTGGTGCTGGTAGATCAGAAGGCGATAGGCCGTACGCCCAGATCTAATCTCGCTACCTATACGGGCTTATTCGATCATGTAAGAAAAATATTTGCGGCTACCCCTGCGGCTAAGGCCAGGAAATATGATGCCGGCAGGTTCTCCTTCAACATGCCGAAGGGGCGGTGTGAAACCTGTAACGGAGAAGGCTTTGTTATGGTAGAATTATTATTCCTGCCAAGCGTATATGCACCTTGTCCTACCTGCCATGGCGCCAGGTATAATGCCAAAACGCTGGAGATAAAATATAAAGAGAAATCTATTGCCGATGTCTTGCAACTGACGGTAAATGATGCCTACGAATTTTTTGGGGATGATGCAGCTGTTCATCATTCTTTGCATGTGCTGAAGGAAGTAGGGCTGGGCTATCTACGCCTGGGACAACCGGCCACGGAGCTTTCCGGCGGAGAGGCACAGCGTATAAAGCTGGCTACGGAGTTGCAGCGTATGGGCAAAGGAAATACGTTGTATGTCCTTGATGAGCCAACAACAGGCCTGCATCCTGCCGATGTGGACAGATTGATGTCGCAGTTGAATTTATTGGTAGAAGCCGGGAATACCGTGATAGTGGTAGAGCATAATATGCGGGTGCTGGCCGGCGCGGATTGGGTCATCGATATAGGGCCGGGTGCCGGCGAAGAAGGCGGGAAGATTGTAGCGGCCGGTACGCCTGAAAGTGTGGCTCACGGCGGTATTGGCCGGACAGCGGAATTTCTGAAACGCTATTTCCCTGCGTGATGTTGCATTTAGCTGTTGTGAGATAATAGCACGCCAAGTAGCGCTGCTCAGTATATATGCAATAAGTTATACAGTAATGCGTCGCATCACTACTAATAATAAAATCCTCGTGCCATGCGGTGAAATCTGGTATTATGGCAATATTTATAAAAGCTATATCACAGTATGTTTGCTGTGATATAGCTTTTATGTTTTACAACAGCCTGTAATCTCCTCTTCCTACTACTACAAACAGCAAATTTTCCCTGATCTATACAATAGACTGCCATTCTACATAGTTGTCTATGCAGGTGACACTAATTGTAAAGACACAGGAAGTGGTTCATTCATTGCTGAAGGAAGGCCCAGCAAGATGGTTGTTGAGGATAGCCGGTTATGCTTTGTGTTTGCAAGCAAAGCATTGGCTCGGATATTAGTAGTAGGGGATTGTTCAGTTCAGTTGACTAACTAGACTATTATTTTGTCGGTTAATCAAGATATATTAAATCAAAATACATCATTGCTGTATGGCCGTCTGTTGATTTGGCCGGAAAATATCTAAAGCCATTCTTTTCATAGAATTTGACCGATTGGTGATATGCATCTACAGTGATAAATTTACAACCGGTTTTGTTGTTATTTAGAAAAAGATTCTTTATGAAATCCAGTATGGAGGCACCAATACCTTGATTTTGGATAGAATCTGTAACACCCAAACGGCCTATTTTTGCAGCTGGGAAACTATTCGCAGGTGTTCTTTTTTTACCGTGCAAATGACCCTGTATTTTCTTCCATTGATTTTTGCTACTTGCATCCTCAAATGAAATTTTGTCATTCAGTAAACTGAAGAAAGCTACAGTTTCAGTATCAGTTTCTACAAGATAGGTTACTGTTAATAACTCCTTTGAATATCTATGAGCATGATTGAATAAGAAATCATTCAAGTCTTGATCTCCACAGTTAAAGGGTTTGATGATTGTGTTTTGGGTTAACTTGACAAGGTTGAACCTATTTATGACCATTCGAATCGCGCAATGGATTTTATCATTTCATAATTTTTTTTTATTCTTTCCTTTTCTTCTTTTGTGGCTCTCTTGTGAGCATTCTTCCTGACATCATCAAGGAAAATTTTAGCCGCTTTACCTTTTAAATGCGGCGTTTCTGCAATTGGACGTGCCATAGTTTTAAGTTTAAAATTTATTTAGATGAAAAATATACTTCGGAGATACAATATTTTGTTGTCGGCCTTTGTATTTAAAAGGCAGTTGTTTCAAAGATGTCATTCGAATTGTTGTATGGCTTTAAATTTTTCAAAATTTCTCTTTATCCTTTCAATTTCCTCTGGACTTGTTCTTTTGTGAGCATTTTTCTCCGTTTCTTTACGGAACTTTTTTGCCGCCTTGCCATATAAGGCAGGTGTGTCTGCGATTGGTCTGGATACTGGTTTAAACATGGTCATCGTTTTTAATTGTTAAAAAAATATTTACCTAAATACATTCTAAAAGTATATCCCACAAAATCCCCGTCAATGAAATGCAATCCCATAAACACAGCTATACTGCATTCCCATCTTCCCAAAAAAATAAGGACATAAATAAAAGCGCAATCTCAGGTTGCATCACTATTCAATCATGAATAAACAGCATCGTAGCATGCTGCAGGTTTTTCTGCTATCTATTCCGGACGCACACTGGAGAGGAACAATGCGTACCGGGAATATTTTCTTATCCTCCGATAATCGGCGCTACATGAATCGGTTTAATCATCTTTTGTTGTAACGATTGAGGGTTAATGATGACCAAAATTAAACCGCTTTTTCTATTTAAAGAAAAATTATTTTGTTAATAAATTGTTGTTGTAAAAGGTTGGGTAAGTCCAATAAAATAAAGGGTTACAGCGGATTTGTCAAAATGATAAAATGGTTATCACTGTAATGCATACACGATTATATTGATGCCGAATTTCGTATTATCTTCCGCTAAGAATCGCTTGTTGCGAAAATCATAATCCCACTCACATCCATAGTCTTTATTGCTATACAATACGCCTATACGACCATTCACTTCAATAGCCTTTAAATACTCATGTACCAGGTCGTCGCCCCAGCCATTCAGTTCAAAGGAAGTATTCGGCGGACCCTGCTCAAACTTGAAAAAGGAGTGATAAATCGCATGGTTGTTGGGGATTTTTTTTAATGCATTAGCGCCAAACAGCGCCGCCATCTGTTTTTCGAAAGACCTGGCAAACAGCCCGTCTATATCATGGTTGCAGTCGTCCACAAATACAAATCCGCCATGCTGCACATATTGTTTGAAATTGGCCGCCTCCTTACTGTCGAACTGTACCAGTTTATGCCCGCTCAGGTAGCAGAAAGGATACTGAAAAATCTCCGGACTACTCAAATCAATGACCTTCTCCTGCATAGCTACAGGAATCGTGGTATATTCTATCAACGAATTGAGAATATTGGAAGGCATGCGCTGGTCGGTATCCCAGTCGCCGGAATGATATCGTAGTCGGACAAATGTAAATGTATTCCCAGCCATAGTTCTTATAAGCAGCGACGGTCAAGATAAGGCATTTTTTAATTTTTATCAGA
This window of the Chitinophaga sp. Cy-1792 genome carries:
- a CDS encoding GNAT family N-acetyltransferase; amino-acid sequence: MNDFLFNHAHRYSKELLTVTYLVETDTETVAFFSLLNDKISFEDASSKNQWKKIQGHLHGKKRTPANSFPAAKIGRLGVTDSIQNQGIGASILDFIKNLFLNNNKTGCKFITVDAYHQSVKFYEKNGFRYFPAKSTDGHTAMMYFDLIYLD
- a CDS encoding DUF4159 domain-containing protein, with the translated sequence MAGNTFTFVRLRYHSGDWDTDQRMPSNILNSLIEYTTIPVAMQEKVIDLSSPEIFQYPFCYLSGHKLVQFDSKEAANFKQYVQHGGFVFVDDCNHDIDGLFARSFEKQMAALFGANALKKIPNNHAIYHSFFKFEQGPPNTSFELNGWGDDLVHEYLKAIEVNGRIGVLYSNKDYGCEWDYDFRNKRFLAEDNTKFGINIIVYALQ